GCGCGGACGCTGTACGAGCAGGCCAGGAGCATGCGGTCCGTTGCCGAGCTGTCGGCGGTGTGCGGCACGTCGTTGGGTGTGACCCGCGTGGTGATCGACGATCTCGCCGCCACCGACCGGCTGCAGATCCACGCCGACCCCTACACCTCCCCATTCGACGACCGCCTTCTGGAGAGACTGCGCGATGGCCTTCGCCAGCTTGCCTGACAGCCCCCTGGTGACCTCCGCGAAGATCGTCATCGCTGGCGGCTTCGGGGTCGGCAAGACGACCTGCGTCCGGTCCATCTCGGAGATCCCCCCGATCAACACCGAGGCGTGGATGACGGCGGCGAGCGAGACCGTGGACCGGCTGGACCCGGGAATCGACAAGACGACCACCACCGTGGCGATGGACTTCGGGCGGCTGACGATCGGCCCGGACCTGGTGCTCTACCTGTTCGGCACGCCTGGCCAGCCACGGTTCTGGCCGATGTGGGACGACCTCTGCCGGGGGGCGGTCGGAGCGCTGGTCCTGGCCGACACGCGGAACCTGGAGGCCTCGTTCGCGGCGGTGAACTACTTCGAACAGGACAGCGATGTGCCGTTCGTGGTCTGCGTCAACCTGTTCGACGGCGCGCTGACGCACCATCTCGAGGACGTCCGCGAAGCCCTCACGCTCCCCACCGAGGTCCCGCTGATCACCTGCGACGCGCGCGAACCGTCGTCGGTCGCCAGGGCGCTGCTGGCGGTCGTCGAACACACCATGGCACGCACCACCGGCCCGGTCCCGGGCGCGCTCGCGGTCCGGTAGCTCACATCGCTGGAGGCATCACATGCGCAGAGTTCTTATCGTGGGAGCTGGTCAGTCGGGGCTGCAGCTCGGCCTGAGCCTGCTCGCCGAAGGGTACGAAGTGACCATCATGTCGGCGCGTACGCCCGACGAGATCCGTCGTGGCTGGGTGATGAGCACGCAGGCCATGTTCTCCGCCGCCCTGGACACCGAACGCCAGTACGGGCTGAACCTCTGGCAGGAGCAGTCGCCGCGCATCGAGGGGCTGCACGTGTCCCTGTCAGCCCCGCCCGGCCAACGCGCCCTGCGCATCCCCTGCCCCTTGGACCGCTACGCGCAGAGCACCGACCAGCGGCTGAAGATGGCTGCCTGGCTGGAGCTGTTCGAGCAGCGCGGCGGCACCGTCCACTACCAGGGGGTGACGACCGCCGACCTGGACGGGCTGACCCGGCTCGGCCGCTACGACCTGACCATCGTCGCGGCCGGTAAGGGCGACCTCGTGGGCGTCTTCGACCGGGACCCGCAACGATCGGTGTACACCGCGCCCCAGCGAGGGCTCGCCGTCGCCTACGTGCACGGCATGACGCCGGACCCGCTGTGGCCGGTGCCGCACGTCAGCTTCAACGCGGTGCCGGGGCTGGGGGAGCTGTTCGTCATTCCCGGGCTGACCCTGTCCGGGCCATGCGAGATCCTCTTCTGGGAGGCGGTGCCCGACGGCCCGCTCGACCTGTGGAAGGAGCGGCGTGATCCGGCGGAGCATCTCAAGCTGACCCTCGAGCTGGTGCGGCAGTACACGCCCTGGATCCACGAGCGGTGTGCCGACGTCGAGCTGACGGACGGGCGGGCCACCCTGTCGGGCCGGTACACGCCGACCGTCCGCCGCCCGGTGGCGAAGCTGCCCTCGGGCGGACTCGTGCTGGGTATGGCGGACGTCGTGGTCGCCAACGACCCCATCACCGGTCAAGGCAGCAACACCGCGGCGAAGTGTGCCTCCTCGTACCTGGGATCCATTCTGGAGCGCGGTGACCAGCCGTTCGACGGACAGTGGATGACCCAGACCTTCGAGCGGTTCTGGGAGGGCGCCGGGCAGGCGGTCACCGCCTGGACCAACGCGATGCTCCAGCCGCTGCCGCCGCACGTGCAGCAGATCCTCGGCGCGGCGTCCACCAATCCGACGATCGCCCGCCGCTTCGCCAACGGGTTCTCCGACCCGAACGACTTCCAGGACTGGTTCATGACACCCGACGCCGCGGAGCGCTACCTGGCCCTCGTGGCCACCACCTGATCCGGCCAGCTCTCGGCACCACCCTCTCCGACGAAAGCTGTCCACAGCGGAGGCCATCACCCGGTCGCGGACGGGTGGCAGGGACAACCTCGCCCGCGGCTCCGTCGGGGGTAGCGACCCGGCTGGCGCGGAATCGCCGGCGGGTTCGGGCGTCCCGGCCCGGCGGGCACGCATGCGGTCAGGACCTCCGGGCGGTGGTGGCGCCGAGGGCGGTCTGGACCATGCCGGCGTACCCGACGTGGCCGGCGCGGTTGGGGTGGTACGACTCGCCGAGCGGGTTCGAGGTGCCGTTGAGCCACTCGACGTCGTCGCAGACGGCGTGGCCGGTGAACGGGCCCCGGGCGTCGACGAAGGTGAAGCCGTGGGCGACAGCCCGGCTCCGGATGGTCGTGGCGAGCAGGTCCGCGGCGGCGTTCAGTTCGGCCTGCTCGCCGGGGGAGATCCTCGCGATGAGGTTGCACTCCTCGCCGTTGAACAGCCTCGGGTAGCCGACCACCGCGACCCGGGCGTTCGGGGCGAGGCTGCGGATCCGGGAGTAGAGCTGGTCCAGCCGGCCCGGAAGGATGTTGCGGATCTGGTTCTCCGCGTTGTCGATCTGGGACCAGCAGGTGGCGGGCCAGGGCAGCGCGCACTGCAGGATCACCGACGACCAGCCGATGTCGTTGCCGCCGGCGGACACCGTGACGTGGTTCGTCGACGCGGTCAGGCTGCCCAGCTGTCCGGTCAGCACGCCGGAGACCGTCGCGCCGGCGCAGGCCGGGAAGGTGAGGGTGGCGCCGAGCCGGGCGGCGCTCAGGACCGGATAGGAGTGCCTGGAGCGCTGGCACGAGCCGCTGTCGGGGTAGTACTCCCGGGTCCCGGTGCCCGAGGCGTACGAGTCGCCGAGTGCGGTGTAGGTCGGGGCGGCGGCCTGGGCGGGTGCGGCGGCCAAGCCGACGGTGAGCGTGGTGACCATGGGCAGGACGATCGCGGCGAGGGTGGACGCCGCACGACGGGACAACGACACGGACGCTCCAAACATCGAAGACGATGGATCCCAGATTGGCAGAAGCCTGCGTAGGGCGGAAGTGGCCGCGTAGAGATCCTTCAGATTTGTCCGGCACCGCATCGGTCGTACGCCGGTGGGTTCGCCGCTCTGGTGGGTCAGTCGCCCCAGGCGTTGGAGTCCAGGAGCATGTCCCAGGTCAGGTAGGGCAGCTCGGGGTGGCGCTGGTGCAGGATCTCGCCGGGAAGGGTGGCGGCCGGTGCCTTGCGGGGATTGGTGAGTGCCTGCGCCACGATCGCGTCGGTGACGGCCCGGGCGCCGCCGAGGCGGGGAAGGAGCCGGTGGACGCGGTCGGCGTAGTCGGGGGGCACCGGGCTGTTGGTGCCCATGAGGTCGACGCTGATCCCGGTCTGGGCGATGCCGATCTCCGGCGGGCGGCGCCGCTGGAAGACGGGTGAGTCGCGGAAGCTGCGCGTGGTGTGCATGGCGATCGCGTCCCACACGGTGTCGACCCGGTGGTCGGTGACACCCCGCTGTTCGAGGAACCGGGCGGCGAAGTCGGCGCCGTCCATCTCGAACCGCTGGTCGGAGTTGGCGTGCGCCGTCAGGCCCATGTCGTGCAGGGCGCAGATCAGGAACACGACCTCCTCGTCGTAGTCGCGGCCGGGCAGCCGACCGGCCCGCGCGGCGGCCTCGCGGGCGAACAGGAAGCTGCGCAGGCTGTGGTTGCGCAGGTAGACCTCCTGCGTCTCGCCGATCAGCCGGGCCGCCTCGCGGGCCAGCCGGGTCGACGGGA
The nucleotide sequence above comes from Micromonospora sp. M71_S20. Encoded proteins:
- a CDS encoding DUF742 domain-containing protein gives rise to the protein MPTTYWKVRPYVLTGGRTRTRQPLLVHTLVSVPYYDAVFASGLLPEARTLYEQARSMRSVAELSAVCGTSLGVTRVVIDDLAATDRLQIHADPYTSPFDDRLLERLRDGLRQLA
- a CDS encoding ATP/GTP-binding protein, encoding MAFASLPDSPLVTSAKIVIAGGFGVGKTTCVRSISEIPPINTEAWMTAASETVDRLDPGIDKTTTTVAMDFGRLTIGPDLVLYLFGTPGQPRFWPMWDDLCRGAVGALVLADTRNLEASFAAVNYFEQDSDVPFVVCVNLFDGALTHHLEDVREALTLPTEVPLITCDAREPSSVARALLAVVEHTMARTTGPVPGALAVR
- a CDS encoding styrene monooxygenase/indole monooxygenase family protein — its product is MRRVLIVGAGQSGLQLGLSLLAEGYEVTIMSARTPDEIRRGWVMSTQAMFSAALDTERQYGLNLWQEQSPRIEGLHVSLSAPPGQRALRIPCPLDRYAQSTDQRLKMAAWLELFEQRGGTVHYQGVTTADLDGLTRLGRYDLTIVAAGKGDLVGVFDRDPQRSVYTAPQRGLAVAYVHGMTPDPLWPVPHVSFNAVPGLGELFVIPGLTLSGPCEILFWEAVPDGPLDLWKERRDPAEHLKLTLELVRQYTPWIHERCADVELTDGRATLSGRYTPTVRRPVAKLPSGGLVLGMADVVVANDPITGQGSNTAAKCASSYLGSILERGDQPFDGQWMTQTFERFWEGAGQAVTAWTNAMLQPLPPHVQQILGAASTNPTIARRFANGFSDPNDFQDWFMTPDAAERYLALVATT
- a CDS encoding SGNH/GDSL hydrolase family protein: MSLSRRAASTLAAIVLPMVTTLTVGLAAAPAQAAAPTYTALGDSYASGTGTREYYPDSGSCQRSRHSYPVLSAARLGATLTFPACAGATVSGVLTGQLGSLTASTNHVTVSAGGNDIGWSSVILQCALPWPATCWSQIDNAENQIRNILPGRLDQLYSRIRSLAPNARVAVVGYPRLFNGEECNLIARISPGEQAELNAAADLLATTIRSRAVAHGFTFVDARGPFTGHAVCDDVEWLNGTSNPLGESYHPNRAGHVGYAGMVQTALGATTARRS
- a CDS encoding HD domain-containing protein — protein: MTPSLSRRTALGAGLAAGAGMITGLVPAAAAAAHGGPDADLPFPSTRLAREAARLIGETQEVYLRNHSLRSFLFAREAAARAGRLPGRDYDEEVVFLICALHDMGLTAHANSDQRFEMDGADFAARFLEQRGVTDHRVDTVWDAIAMHTTRSFRDSPVFQRRRPPEIGIAQTGISVDLMGTNSPVPPDYADRVHRLLPRLGGARAVTDAIVAQALTNPRKAPAATLPGEILHQRHPELPYLTWDMLLDSNAWGD